Sequence from the Neptunomonas japonica JAMM 1380 genome:
CGAAAGGATGAAACAACCGCTGACATCCCCATCATTATGCTGACGGCCAAAGGCGAAGAAGAGAATAAGGTAAAAGGTTTAGAAGCCGGTGTTGATGACTACATCACTAAACCGTTTTCGCCTCGTGAGCTAGTTGCTCGTCTAAAAGCAGTGTTAAGACGTGCTACACCTAAAGGTATTGAAGACCCAGTCTCTGTTGACGGTTTAACACTTGATCCTGTGTCGCATCGCGTCACATCAAATGAAAACCCTATTGACCTTGGGCCAACCGAGTTTCGTTTATTACAATTCTTTATGACCCATCAAGATCGTGCATATTCACGAGGCCAACTATTAGATATGGTATGGGGTGGTAACGTTTATGTAGAAGAACGAACGGTCGATGTGCATATTCGCCGCTTACGCAAAGCGTTAGGTAATCAACATGATTATCTGGTACAAACAGTCAGAGGTACGGGTTATCGTTTCTCAACAAAAGTAGCTTAATTAAGCTGTCTAATACTACAGAGTAAAACGGATTTTATGCAAAACTCGCCACATGCATCTTTCGGTAATCTTATTATTATTGCATTCATATCTGCAACAATAGGGCTACTTATCGGGTATCTAAGTTGGGGCTTAGTTGTGGGCTTATCTATCTGGTGTATTTTGCAAATACGTCAGACAGAAAAGCTTAGAACCTGGCTGCAACGCTCCGATACCATACCGCCAGAAGCACAAGGAGCGTGGGGTGATATTTTTGATGATTTAGCACGTATTCAAAAACGCCAACAAGGTAAAACCAAACAGTTAAAAGACATCATTGTGCGTTTTCAACAATCCTCATCAGCTCTTGCCGATGCCTTTGTTATTATTGATCAGCATAATAATCTTGAATGGTGGAATTTATCAGCAGACCGCTTACTTGGACTCAAAGCATCAGCTGATCGCGGTAAGCCTGTAATTAACCTATTACGTGACCCTCGCTTCATTCGCTATTTTCGCAAAGGTAATTATGAGGACCCTCTGCAGTTACCAAGCCCAGTATTAAATGACACCGTTCTGCAATATCAGATTACAGAATTTGGTTTTGGCGATCGCCTTTTAGTTGCGCGTGATATCACACAGCTCGTTCGACTTGAGCAAACAAGACAGGATTTTGTCGCCAACGCATCTCATGAATTACGTACTCCGCTGACCGTTATACGTGGCTATTTAGAAACGTTTCTTGACCAAGAACTGCCAAAACCGTTAACCCGCGCTATGAATCAAATGCAAATTCAGGCGAGTCGTATGGAAAGCTTAGTCGCTGACTTACTCTTCTTATCACGCTTAGAAGCTAGCCAGCATATTCCAGATGAGAACCCTATACGTATTCAAGAAATGCTCCACTCTATCCAACAAGATGCTCTTATTTTGGCGCGTTCACAAAATAAAACACATGAGATTACGCTAAATATAGACACAGAATATGACCTTTTAGGCCAGCCTCAAGAACTCCACAGTGCATTCTCAAACTTAATTTTTAATGCAGTCAGGTATTCACCGCAAAAAGGGGAAATCAATATTCAGTGGTGGGTTGACCAAGAAGGTGGACACTTTGCTGTACAAGATAATGGGTTAGGTATTGAGTCTATTCATTTATCACGCCTGACCGAAAGGTTCTACCGTGTTGATGAGGGACGCTCCTCCTCAACCGGTGGGACAGGACTAGGGTTAGCGATAGTAAAGCACGCCTTACATCGCCATGGAGCCAAATTGACTATTGAAAGCCAACTTGGCAAAGGCAGCCTATTCAGCTGCCACTTTCCTCTGGACATGTTAGACAAAGTAAAACCCTTGGAGTCTATTGTCTAAGGGTCTCTTTAATGACCCACTTTTTGCTTAGCGCAATGCTCTTCACACCAAAATAATGTCGCTCCAATAACAGCAGCCGGCATCATAATTAGATTTACCAGCGGTATCATCATGCCAACTTGAACAAGGGCGCCAAAACTAAGTGATGTTAAGCGCCGTTCAGCCAGCATAACCTTCATTTGCCTAAAACTAACTTTATTGTTATCCATCGGATAATCGCAATATTGGATAGCCATCATCCACGCACCAAACAAAAACCATAAGAAAGGTGCAATAACATTCACTACGGGAATGAAGCTGATAATCAATAGTAAAAGCAAACGTGGTAAATAATAAGCAACTTTTGATAGCTCACGCTGCAACGCACGAGGAACGGTAGCCAACATCCCTTTCCAGCCCTCATCCGCCATAACCGCGCCGCTACGCATCTTCTCAACCTTCTCTGATAGGAAGCCATTAAAAGGCGCGGCAATTAGGTTAGCCACCATTGAGAAACCGTAATACACCGTAATTAATACCAACACAGCAAACAGCGGCCACAACAACCAATCCAGGAACGACATCCACTGCGGTAGTTGCCCCAACCAATAATTAACCCAGCCTTCAAACTCGTTAACCAGTAGCCAAATTGCACCGGAAAATATCAATATGTTGATCAGCATCGGTATCAATACAAATTGCCGAATGCCGGGTTCAGGCAACATACTGAACCCTCTGAGCAAATACCCTGCTCCTTTTACCGGATTGCCTCGCATTTTCCCTCCTAATATTAAACGATGAAGTTAACCGCAAGACGTAAGACCAAACCAACGATCATCATCATCATGCCTGCACGGTTAACCTTGAACTCTTTAGGGCTAAACTCAATGGTAGGCTGCCAAAACATCACTAAAGACTTAAAGTCTTTTGTTCTGCCGGCATACATAGCCAGAGAGACTAAAAAAACAATAAGACCACCCCAAAACAGTATTTGTTCAAGTAATACTAAAAAGTACATGTTTTCTCACTTATCAGCCGATTTTAAAACAGATAAGACTAACAGAATTGCTTTGTTCAGGCTGCAAAGATAACCTCTAATATTTTGAAAATAGCGAACCCTTTAGACGAACTATTAAGGCCCACCTAGGAGAAACCCCATGAAAGCGATCCGAATACATACCTTCGGTGGACCCGAAGCATTAGTTTATGAAGAAGTACCAGAACCGCAGCTCAAAGCAGGTGAGGTTCTCGTTAAAAATCATGCCGCAGGCGTTAACCCTATTGACTGGAAAACGTGCAGTGGCGGTGGTGCAGCGCCCTTTATCGGAGACCTCCCATTTACACCGGGTTGGGAATTCTCAGGCACAGTCATTGCCTGTGGAGCCGATGTATCAGGTTTTACATCGGGAGATAACGTCTTTGGTTTTGTACGGTTTCCTAGTGCAGCAGGGTGTTATGCCCAAGAAATTGCAGTGCCTTGTGATCAAATTAGTCTGTTACCCGCGAAGTGCAACCTAACAGAGTCTGCAGGCCTTTCACTAGCCGGACTTACTGCATGGCAAGCACTTTTCGATAAAGGCCAACTGCTCGCCAAGCAAAAGGTTCTGATTCTGGCCGCTGCAGGAGGTGTCGGCCACTTAGCGGTTCAACTCGCAAAATGGAAAGGTGCTACCGTCATAGGTACCGCATCACAGGCAAACCAATTATTCCTTACTCAACTAGGGTGTGATCAAGTCATTGATTACCATCAGCAACACGTTAGTGATGCAGTACAAGATGTTGACTTAGTCATTGACGGTGTTGGCGGGCAAACAGCGATAGAAGCTCTCGCTTGTCTGAAAGAGTCTGGCACAATGGTCACGCTTCCCTCGGTAACAAAAGATGAAGTAATAGCCGCAGGTGAAGAACGAGGCCTCACTGTTTTGCCCCTGCGTGTTGAACCAAATGCCGAACAATTACAATCATTAGCCCAACTGAATGCGAGCAAGGTATTACGTTTAAATGTTACAACAACCTACCCTATAGAGCAGACAGCTGACGCTTTTAAAGATATTGCATCCGGTCATACCCAAGGTAAGGTAATTCTTACCGTATAAACCATAGCTAACAAGCCAAGGTCATGACTTTTAAAAGCCTATGACCTAACGGTTTGCGCGTTAAATGCTCGTACCGTTTGAACGGCCGCCTGTAAATAACGGCTTCTATCTGCTTTATCTTCAATTTCAAACGCCAGTGCTTTAATCAGCTCTGCTATTTTGCTTCTCTTTACTCCGTGTGTCGCCTTCCAATCAGCATATGCATCATCAAATACAATTTCAGCAGCCGGCCCTATATGTTCAGCGAGACCTTCTTGTAAATTGCCCATCAGCCCCGTCAGCTCAACTTCTACACGTCTTTGATTTTCAGTGTTTGGTGCTGTGGCGGCATGAACAACGGGTGGCTCTACATCTGGGGAGGTTAGCTGCTTTTTGATGCGCGCCAATGAAGATCGTACACTGGTATTAATCAATGCAAGATTGACGTCTTTATCTGTCAGCAAAGCTAATATAGTTTCATCGGCGATGTAATAACCAATTAATAAGCTCTCCTCCAACTCAATAAATATTTCTCGATGGCTGCAGCCCATGCCTTCAACCGCCATAAACATTTGATAAACAACTCGGCAAGCGCCCATCAGGTTCTCTTCAAGCGTCTCAGGAAATGTGGAGGCCATCATTTCATCAGCTCTCATCAAACAACTATGGTGTATTCCACCTAAACGTCCAAAATCTTTTAGTATCTTCTCCATTTCAATTAACTCCACTGTAACAAGTCATCAACTTGCTGTTTGAGTGTCCTGACAGAGACTCGGTTTGAAGATTGCACCCCAAGGGCCTTTTCACCCCCAAGAAATACTGAAAGATTGTCTTCTTTGCTGCTCTTTATACAAATATTTTGAACGGAACCTAAGCCAGAGGCTTCCTCAAAGACATTCACCACACCGGCAACAAAGCCCACAAAGTCATTTACGTCTGTCGACTCAATAGAGGATGTAATAATCTCGCCCATATCATCCGTTAATACTGCCCCACGAACGCCTTTCAGATTCATCACATCATCAATAATTGAGTCTTTCATAACGACCTCCTCTCCTAGATAATCCTGAATGGCAAAGTGGGCGTCATCCTGTGGCAATTCCACTTCTTCAAATAATGTTTCTTCTTCACTATCCAGCGCCTGACTAACAAGGCCTGACCAGCCATCAAAGGTAACTTTATCGCCCACCAGCTCTTCCACTAAGGGCAGCACGCTACTCGCTTTACGCGCATCAATGAAACGTACCGATGCTTCAATTCCCAATTCTAATAGCGCTTTCTGGTACTCAAGCAAACTAGGGTCATCTCGTAAATCAGAACGGGTAACCCCTAAGATGACTTTTTTACGAGCGATCAGTTCTGCAAATTCTTGCGAGTAATATTTAAGATCACGCATTGGGTAATTACGTGTGTTATCCACTAAAAAGATAATCCCAGCACAGTCTGCTGCCAGATTATTGGCAAGTAATTCCCACATGAATTTAAAACGCGCTTGCCCCGGCGTACCGTAGAGCTGTACACCTTCGTTATCATTCAGCGTGAGGCATCCATAATCCATGGCAACCGTAGTCGTGGCCTTGCGTAATCCCGTCATATCAGAAGCTTTTGCTTCTGTTTCAAGATTATGGTGACCGTCACATACCGCACGGATAGCCGACGTTTTACCGGCGCCTACAGGGCCAATAAAGAGTAATTTATGATAATGCATGCGTACCCAAAATTATTATTGTTATTACGCGATGGTGTCAGAGGAGTTCCTGCCGACTACTGTTTGCTCAGCATTTAGTCTAAACAGAATTAAAAATAGTCGATATATGCAGATTATTGAAGTAACGGACTGTTGTTCTTGTAAGAATGATGAAAATAAATGACAAACTGTCTTTTATTGGCTACAAAAATACTTTTGCTGTTTCATTAAAAAGCGGCAACCCTCGCCTTTAATGTTATGGTTCCAGCAATAATATTTGGCCCAGGCTTTATCGTCTTCCGTCGGTGTTTCACGATATTCAGGCACACCATCACAAAACCCTTCACTGGCTTTTGCTTGACTCAAGCATGCTTTCAAAAATACACCCTGATTAACGGTACAACTAAACCCTAAACACCCATCAAATTGTTGTAAGGTAGTATCTAAACAGTTTTGTTGATCCGTTGTTTGACCATAAGCCTGACCATCGTGTTTAAACTGTTCAGTAATAACCGCCCTTTCCTGATTAAAGTCCGCCAACCAGCTATCTCTGTTTAGCCAAAAAGAGATCGCAGCAACAACCAGTATCAACAACATGATTAAGAGTGATTTTTTGAACATAATATACTTTTATAATTCCGAAATTAGCTGCGCTTATACAGACCGATAATACAAAAAAACAACCCGATAACAGAGAGCAACATACCACCATTAACAAACTGGGGATGCCTTGCCATATAGGGAATGAAGGAATGATTATTCTCTTGATCGCACACGAGTAGTTCATAATTAAATGAACCACCTAGGTCCAAGCAGTCATTAACGAGAGACTGCTCATACATATAGCCCCCCATGAGTAATAAACAAGGGACCACCAGCAATATTAATCCAATTCTGAGCATTAGGCGTCTTCGTCACTTATCCCAATATTACTAACACCCTGATTATGTGCTAGCTCACGTAACTCGCCGATAAAGGTTTTATCCATCTGTTTAATATTCATTAAACGTTCAACCACTTCTTCCTGAAATTCGTCTTCTTGAACCATCAAGTCATGGTTGTTGATCAGTCGAAGTATCTCTACATCTGACATCTGATCATCGCCTTCAGATATTTCGACAAACATAGCAACACATTCACGAGAAACGTTTCCTACCGCAATGGCCTCATCGACATCCGCTTCTAAGATACATATCAGCGTTGAGTATAATGAGACAACGGCATCTAATGCCGGTGACGCACCATACATTTCATGCTCATCAAGATCCGGCATGTTGGCGTCAACTCTATCGAGCTGCACTTCAAAATTCATTTTGGCACCGCCAGGCACCAGTGACTGCCACACACCGTCCAATACTGTTTCCAGCTGTTTCAGATCACCAAACTCGACTAACTTATTAAAAAGTACAAAGTTCGGAAACTGGCGCTCGGTTACTGCAACACAGTAAGCGGCCAATTTTTTATGATCCAGTGAGCGTAATTGCGCCTCTACGGGCAGTCTATCAGTCATATATAGATCTCTGCTTGGGTAAGTAACATCGCTATTGTAAGGGATTTAAAGGATTTTGCAGCCATCGAGTAGATAAACCGGTGGAATTACGGATAAATATAGCGGTTTTTTGTTGTTATACTTTTAAATAACACAACTTTGAACCTATCTTGCTAATATAGAGAAGAATAATGCAGAGCAATTTTCTTATTCAGCTAGTCCGATTACTCGATGGCCTCAGCGAATGGACAGGACGAACCGTATCTTGGTTAACCTTGTTTATGGTGGTCGTCACTTTTGTAATCGTTGTTATGCGCTACGTATTTAATGTGGGCAACATTGCCCTACAAGAGTCCGTAGTTTACATGCACAGTTTTGTTTTCCTCTTAGGTGCAGCTTATACACTCAAACATGATGGCCATGTGCGTGTAGACATATTCTATCGCCCGCTAAGTGAACGAGGTAAAGCCTGGATAAATATCTTAGGTATTTTATTACTCTTATTCCCTGTCGCCGGTTTTATCGGCTACATCTCATGGGAATATGTCGCATCATCATGGTCACTGCTAGAAGGCTCTCAAGAGTCCGGAGGTTTAGATTTTCGCTATATTCTCAAAACCGCGTTAATCGCTATGCCTGTCTTAATTATCCTGCAAGGGATATCAGAACTTTGCCGTTGCATTCTTGTGCTAACAGGCCAGGGTCACCTCCTTGAAGAAGATGTATCGGAGCACACTGTATGATGGAATACCTTTCTCTCTTTCTTTTTTTAGGTGCGGTCATCGTCCTATTAATGGGTTACTCCGTTGCCTTTTCTCTTGCAGGAACCGGTCTTCTTTTTGCAGGCATAGGAGCGTTAACCGGGCACTTTGACTCTGTTTTTCTTGAGGCAATACCCAACCGATTATTCGGTATCATGAATAACGAAGTACTGATCGCGGTACCCTTGTTTGTTTTCATGGGCGTCATGCTGGAGAAATCCAAAATTGCCGAAGGGCTTCTCGACACCATGTCGATACTCTTCGGATCAATGAACGGCGGCTTAGGCATCTCAGTAACGATCGTAGGTATGTTACTTGCCGCCAGTACCGGTATTGTCGGTGCGACCGTAGTAACAATGGGGCTGCTATCCCTACCGACCATGCTGCGCCGTGGTTATGACCCTCAAGTTGCCTGTGGTGTTATATGTGCCTCTGGTACCCTAGGGCAAATAATTCCACCTTCTATCGTGTTAGTACTTTTGGGAGACGTGATTAGTTCCGCGTATCAGCAGTCACAAATCGACCAAGGTTTATTTTCTCCTGAAACCGTTACGGTGGGTGACCTCTTCTTAGGAGCACTCATTCCGGGGCTATTACTGGTACTTGCCTATACGCTTTATATCGTAGGAAAAGCCGTTATCTCGCCTTCCTCTGTTCCTGCTATTCCTAAAGAAGAACGTGATGCAGTAGATAACCTTTGGGGCAAGGTTCTTAGTGCTTTAGTGCCACCCATTTTGCTTATAGGTTTGGTCTTAGGCTCAATTCTAGGCGGATTGGCGACACCGACAGAAGCGGCTGCCGTAGGCGCAGTTGGAGCGGTTGTGTTGGCTATCTTTAAGCGTAATTTCAATCTGGAGACGTTGACTGGCGTCATGCGCTCGACGACTCAGGTCAGTTCGATGGTATTCATTATACTGGTTGGCGCGTCTATATTTTCACTGGTATTTCGTGGCTTTGGTGGTGATGACATGGTACGGGACTTTCTAACAGACCTGCCTGGTGGTGTCTGGGGAGCTCTTGCCGTCGTTATGCTCGTCATGTTCTTGCTTGGGTTCTTCTTAGACTTTATTGAGATAACATTTGTTGTTGTTCCTATTGTCGCCCCAATCTTGCTGACCATGGGACTCGACCCTATCTGGCTGGGTATTATGATTGCCCTTAACCTACAGACAT
This genomic interval carries:
- a CDS encoding TRAP transporter small permease subunit, which gives rise to MQSNFLIQLVRLLDGLSEWTGRTVSWLTLFMVVVTFVIVVMRYVFNVGNIALQESVVYMHSFVFLLGAAYTLKHDGHVRVDIFYRPLSERGKAWINILGILLLLFPVAGFIGYISWEYVASSWSLLEGSQESGGLDFRYILKTALIAMPVLIILQGISELCRCILVLTGQGHLLEEDVSEHTV
- the cysZ gene encoding sulfate transporter CysZ, producing the protein MRGNPVKGAGYLLRGFSMLPEPGIRQFVLIPMLINILIFSGAIWLLVNEFEGWVNYWLGQLPQWMSFLDWLLWPLFAVLVLITVYYGFSMVANLIAAPFNGFLSEKVEKMRSGAVMADEGWKGMLATVPRALQRELSKVAYYLPRLLLLLIISFIPVVNVIAPFLWFLFGAWMMAIQYCDYPMDNNKVSFRQMKVMLAERRLTSLSFGALVQVGMMIPLVNLIMMPAAVIGATLFWCEEHCAKQKVGH
- a CDS encoding DUF416 family protein, producing the protein MTDRLPVEAQLRSLDHKKLAAYCVAVTERQFPNFVLFNKLVEFGDLKQLETVLDGVWQSLVPGGAKMNFEVQLDRVDANMPDLDEHEMYGASPALDAVVSLYSTLICILEADVDEAIAVGNVSRECVAMFVEISEGDDQMSDVEILRLINNHDLMVQEDEFQEEVVERLMNIKQMDKTFIGELRELAHNQGVSNIGISDEDA
- a CDS encoding TRAP transporter large permease, which codes for MMEYLSLFLFLGAVIVLLMGYSVAFSLAGTGLLFAGIGALTGHFDSVFLEAIPNRLFGIMNNEVLIAVPLFVFMGVMLEKSKIAEGLLDTMSILFGSMNGGLGISVTIVGMLLAASTGIVGATVVTMGLLSLPTMLRRGYDPQVACGVICASGTLGQIIPPSIVLVLLGDVISSAYQQSQIDQGLFSPETVTVGDLFLGALIPGLLLVLAYTLYIVGKAVISPSSVPAIPKEERDAVDNLWGKVLSALVPPILLIGLVLGSILGGLATPTEAAAVGAVGAVVLAIFKRNFNLETLTGVMRSTTQVSSMVFIILVGASIFSLVFRGFGGDDMVRDFLTDLPGGVWGALAVVMLVMFLLGFFLDFIEITFVVVPIVAPILLTMGLDPIWLGIMIALNLQTSFLTPPFGFALFYLRGVAPESISTGQIYRGVIPFIAIQLTMLGLLAAWPALATWLPHAVYG
- a CDS encoding NADP-dependent oxidoreductase, producing the protein MKAIRIHTFGGPEALVYEEVPEPQLKAGEVLVKNHAAGVNPIDWKTCSGGGAAPFIGDLPFTPGWEFSGTVIACGADVSGFTSGDNVFGFVRFPSAAGCYAQEIAVPCDQISLLPAKCNLTESAGLSLAGLTAWQALFDKGQLLAKQKVLILAAAGGVGHLAVQLAKWKGATVIGTASQANQLFLTQLGCDQVIDYHQQHVSDAVQDVDLVIDGVGGQTAIEALACLKESGTMVTLPSVTKDEVIAAGEERGLTVLPLRVEPNAEQLQSLAQLNASKVLRLNVTTTYPIEQTADAFKDIASGHTQGKVILTV
- a CDS encoding GTP-binding protein; amino-acid sequence: MHYHKLLFIGPVGAGKTSAIRAVCDGHHNLETEAKASDMTGLRKATTTVAMDYGCLTLNDNEGVQLYGTPGQARFKFMWELLANNLAADCAGIIFLVDNTRNYPMRDLKYYSQEFAELIARKKVILGVTRSDLRDDPSLLEYQKALLELGIEASVRFIDARKASSVLPLVEELVGDKVTFDGWSGLVSQALDSEEETLFEEVELPQDDAHFAIQDYLGEEVVMKDSIIDDVMNLKGVRGAVLTDDMGEIITSSIESTDVNDFVGFVAGVVNVFEEASGLGSVQNICIKSSKEDNLSVFLGGEKALGVQSSNRVSVRTLKQQVDDLLQWS
- the phoB gene encoding phosphate regulon transcriptional regulator PhoB is translated as MSTSKQVLIVDDEAPIREMIAVALEMAGYECSEADNAQTAHAMIVDQQPDMILLDWMMPNMSGIELARRLRKDETTADIPIIMLTAKGEEENKVKGLEAGVDDYITKPFSPRELVARLKAVLRRATPKGIEDPVSVDGLTLDPVSHRVTSNENPIDLGPTEFRLLQFFMTHQDRAYSRGQLLDMVWGGNVYVEERTVDVHIRRLRKALGNQHDYLVQTVRGTGYRFSTKVA
- the phoR gene encoding phosphate regulon sensor histidine kinase PhoR, coding for MQNSPHASFGNLIIIAFISATIGLLIGYLSWGLVVGLSIWCILQIRQTEKLRTWLQRSDTIPPEAQGAWGDIFDDLARIQKRQQGKTKQLKDIIVRFQQSSSALADAFVIIDQHNNLEWWNLSADRLLGLKASADRGKPVINLLRDPRFIRYFRKGNYEDPLQLPSPVLNDTVLQYQITEFGFGDRLLVARDITQLVRLEQTRQDFVANASHELRTPLTVIRGYLETFLDQELPKPLTRAMNQMQIQASRMESLVADLLFLSRLEASQHIPDENPIRIQEMLHSIQQDALILARSQNKTHEITLNIDTEYDLLGQPQELHSAFSNLIFNAVRYSPQKGEINIQWWVDQEGGHFAVQDNGLGIESIHLSRLTERFYRVDEGRSSSTGGTGLGLAIVKHALHRHGAKLTIESQLGKGSLFSCHFPLDMLDKVKPLESIV